In one Myxococcaceae bacterium JPH2 genomic region, the following are encoded:
- a CDS encoding transposase: protein MGHLEVAVPRTRASGAAGAVLGHYKRRSKELDEAITSAYVKGVSMSSPTAERSTSTEITEDRVSKGDGRWCASVPERAKRAEALCGREIGDRRESAQGWQVE, encoded by the coding sequence ATGGGGCACCTTGAAGTGGCTGTGCCCCGGACGAGAGCCAGCGGAGCGGCGGGGGCCGTGCTGGGTCACTACAAGCGGCGCAGCAAGGAGCTCGACGAGGCGATTACCAGCGCGTACGTGAAGGGCGTCTCCATGTCGTCACCGACCGCGGAGAGATCCACTTCCACCGAAATCACCGAGGACCGGGTCTCCAAGGGTGATGGCAGGTGGTGTGCGTCCGTGCCAGAGCGAGCGAAGCGAGCGGAGGCTCTTTGTGGTCGCGAAATTGGCGACAGGAGGGAGTCGGCTCAAGGCTGGCAGGTGGAGTGA